The following are encoded together in the Bos javanicus breed banteng chromosome 4, ARS-OSU_banteng_1.0, whole genome shotgun sequence genome:
- the LOC133246522 gene encoding serine protease 1-like — protein MKTFIFLALLGAAVAFPVDDDDKIVGGYTCGANTVPYQVSLNSGYHFCGGSLINSQWVVSAAHCYKSGIQVRLGEDNINVVEGNEQFISASKSIVHPSYNSNTLNNDIMLIKLKSAASLNSRVASISLPTSCASAGTQCLISGWGNTKSSGTSYPDVLQCLKAPILSDSSCKSAYPGQITSNMFCAGYLEGGKDSCQGDSGGPVVCSGKLQGIVSWGYGCAQKNKPGVYTKVCNYVSWIKQTIASN, from the exons ATGAAGACCTTCATCTTTCTAGCTCTCCTGGGAGCTGCTG TTGCTTTCCCCGTGGACGATGATGACAAGATCGTGGGCGGCTACACCTGTGGGGCAAATACTGTCCCCTACCAAGTGTCCCTGAACTCTGGCTACCACTTCTGTGGGGGCTCCCTCATCAACAGCCAGTGGGTGGTGTCTGCGGCTCACTGCTACAAGTC CGGAATCCAAGTGCGTCTGGGAGAAGACAACATTAATGTCGTTGAGGGCAATGAGCAATTCATCAGCGCATCCAAGAGCATCGTCCATCCCAGCTACAACTCAAACACCTTAAACAACGACATCATGCTGATTAAACTGAAATCAGCTGCCAGTCTCAACAGCCGAGTAGCCTCTATCTCTCTGCCAACATCCTGTGCCTCTGCTGGCACCCAGTGTCTCATCTCTGGCTGGGGCAACACCAAAAGCAGTGGCA CCAGCTACCCTGATGTCCTGCAGTGTCTGAAGGCTCCCATCCTATCAGACAGCTCTTGCAAAAGTGCCTACCCAGGCCAGATCACCAGCAACATGTTCTGTGCGGGCTACCTGGAGGGCGGAAAGGACTCCTGCCAG GGTGACTCCGGTGGCCCTGTGGTCTGCAGTGGAAAGCTCCAGGGCATTGTCTCCTGGGGCTATGGCTGCGCTCAGAAAAACAAGCCTGGTGTCTACACCAAGGTCTGCAACTACGTGAGCTGGATTAAGCAGACCATCGCCTCCAACTAA